From Alphaproteobacteria bacterium, the proteins below share one genomic window:
- a CDS encoding DUF3105 domain-containing protein encodes MTGPIAYDRDFPTSGPHSPTWTVPGVYDRPQAKSELVHALEHGHIVVYFDRPSPEAWRQLTDWAGLFSGKWDGLVVTPYPGLDETMVMTAWNRTLRLDAWNGMVAAAFIDAYRGRGPENPVR; translated from the coding sequence ATTACCGGTCCCATCGCCTATGACCGCGACTTTCCGACCTCGGGCCCGCACAGTCCGACGTGGACGGTTCCGGGCGTCTACGACCGTCCGCAAGCGAAGTCCGAACTGGTCCACGCCCTCGAACACGGGCATATCGTCGTTTATTTCGACCGGCCGTCGCCCGAGGCCTGGCGACAGCTTACCGATTGGGCCGGTCTCTTCTCGGGGAAGTGGGACGGCCTGGTGGTGACGCCCTATCCCGGCCTCGATGAAACCATGGTGATGACGGCGTGGAACAGGACGCTGCGCCTCGACGCCTGGAACGGCATGGTGGCGGCCGCCTTCATTGATGCCTATCGCGGTCGCGGACCCGAAAATCCGGTCCGTTGA